Genomic DNA from bacterium CG_4_10_14_0_2_um_filter_33_32:
AGGTATTAATCCAGATCAGTATAAAGCGCTTTTACAAGATCCTCTAAAGCCTTTGTTCAATAGAGTAATCTCTGGTACTTATCCTCCTGGTTCTGTTGTTAAACCTGTTATTGCTGCTGCCGGGCTACAAGAAAGAGTTATAACGACCTCTACAACTATTTCTGACCCAGGTTTTTTATCTATTAAAAATGCTTATAATCCTTCCATAGAATATATTTTTAAAGATTGGAAACCTGGTGGTCACGGTTCTGTAAATGTGATAAAAGCAATTGCTGAATCTTGTGATATTTTTTTCTATCAAGTCGGTGGTGGTTATCAAAACTTTAAAGGACTAGGAGCAGTAAGGTTAGAAAAATATTTCAAACTTTTTGGTTTGGGAGAAAAATCTGGCATTGATTTGCCTAATGAAGTGGATGGTCTTGTACCTAATGAAGAATGGAAGAAGAAAGTTAAAAAAGAAAGCTGGTATACTGCAGATAATTATCATATTGCAATTGGACAAGGTGATTTGCTTGTAACACCCCTACAGGTCGCTAGCTGGACGGCTACTGTTGCAAATGGCGGTATTTTATATAAACCAAGAATTGCCCAGAAAGTTGTTGATTCTAATGGCAAAATAATTAAAAATTTTCCGTCAGAAGTTGTAAGGAAAGATTTTATCGATTCACAGAATATCGATATAGTTAAAAGAGGTATGAGAAGTACTGTAACTTCCGGAACTGCTAAATCATTAAATTCTTTACCTTTTGAAGTAGCCGGTAAGACAGGAACAGCTCAGTATGGTCCTAATAATTCTAAAGAGCACGCTTGGTTTATTTGTTTTGCTCCATATAATGATCCAGAGATAGCATTAGCGGTTTTAGTAGAGGGTGGAGGAGAGGGCTCTATAGTGTCTGCTCCTGTAGCTAAGCAAATACTGGAATATTATTTTAACCATAAATAATTTTATCTAAAATATTGTTAATATGTATCGTAAAAATTAATAATTTTGTCATTGACAACGGTTTTATTATTGATTAATCTAAATACTAATACTCTACAATCGTACAATTTAACAATGATCTTTGTAAAAATAAAGACACCGTTCTATCTAGATTTTAAAATAACACACAATTTGTGTCTTTTTTATAAAGTATCAATATATATGTATCTCTGGAGGCGACACTTAATAAAATGCCGAAATAGCACTTTTTTCATTACCTTATTACTCGCTAAATCACACTTGTTGTCCTCCAGAGATGTTCAATTTTAGAGAATAGCTAAAGCTATAAAAAGGAAAACACCAAAACCCCTCCAAGATTATTCCACAAACATTTTTCCTATTTATAACTTATATAAATATTAGCTATTCTCTACTTTTATTTGGGGGGTTATTTATTGAACGACTTAATCAGTAGTGATATATTTAGATAATAAGTAAGGAAAAAATAAAATGGCAGTCTTATTGGATGGTAGAAGCTTAGCATGTAGAATAGAATCTAGGCAAGAGAGAGAAGTTTTAAAATTAAAAAGAGCTGGTATAATACCCACCCTGGCTGTTATTTTAGTTGGGAATGATTCGGCATCTCAAATATATGTATCCAAAAAACAAGAAGAAGGGAAAAGAATTGGCATATCGGTTAAAGTTTTTAGATATTCCAAAGATATGAATACTGCTGGTTTAATTTCTCAAATTGAAAAATTAAATTCTGATAAAAATATACACGGCATTATTGTTCAATTTCCTCTTCCTAAAAAAATTAGCCAGGAAAAAGTTATTGAAGCTATTTCACCCAAAAAAGACGTTGATGGCGTCCATCCGTTAAATTGGGGTATGTTGGCCTATAAAAAAACCGGTTTAATGCCATGTACACCAGCTGCAGTTATGGAATTATTAAGGTATTATAAAATTCCGATTAAAGGAAAAGAGGTTGTGATAGTGGGGAAAGGGGTTATTGTTGGTAAGCCATTAAGCATTTTATTATTAAATGAAGATGCCACGCTTACCGTTGCACACAAAGAAACTAAGAACTTAAAATTACATACCAAGATGGCAGATATTTTGATTTCTGCTGTTGGTTACCCTGGTTTAATTAAAGCCGATATGGTTAAGAGGAATGCAGTTGTAGTGGATGTGGGTATTACTAGAAAGAGAAATAAAGCCGTAGGTGACGTGGATTATAAAAGTGTTTTAAAGAAAGTTTCTTATATTACTCCGGTACCAGGAGGAGTTGGTCCGGTCACTGTGGCTATGCTTTTGGAGAATGTAATTAAGATAGCAAAAGATATTTCTATAAAACCTAATATTTAAATAAATTTAGATTTTATTTTTTCAATATTTTATAACTATTGACAACATATTTTGTGTTTGATATATATATTATTACTGCCACAATTTGGGCATAATTAGTACTTGTTATCGGCAAGAGACAGACTAATTGAAATTAGGTCTATTTTTTTGAGCGCTATCCAGAAAGGAGAAACATGCTTCAAAACAGAAATAAGAAAATTTATCTTACAAAAGAAGGGTTAGAAAAATTAGAGCAAGAACTTAAAGATTTAACTACTAATAAAAGGAAAGAAGTAGCTTTAAGGATTAAAGAGGCCAAAGAGTTCGGTGATTTAAGTGAAAATTCAGAATATGAAGAAGCAAAAAATGAGCAAGCCTTTATTGAAGGAAGGATTGCGGAAGCCCAAAATATTCTTAAAAATAGCGTTTTGATTTCAAATAAAGGAACGTCTGGTAAAATATCCGTCGGTTCAAAGGTTACAGTTGAAATTGCAGGTGAATTAACTGAGTTTATAATCGTTGGCTCCACTGAAGCTGATCCAATGCAAGGTAAAATTTCTAATGAGTCTCCAATAGGG
This window encodes:
- a CDS encoding bifunctional methylenetetrahydrofolate dehydrogenase/methenyltetrahydrofolate cyclohydrolase (catalyzes the formation of 5,10-methenyltetrahydrofolate from 5,10-methylenetetrahydrofolate and subsequent formation of 10-formyltetrahydrofolate from 5,10-methenyltetrahydrofolate) encodes the protein MAVLLDGRSLACRIESRQEREVLKLKRAGIIPTLAVILVGNDSASQIYVSKKQEEGKRIGISVKVFRYSKDMNTAGLISQIEKLNSDKNIHGIIVQFPLPKKISQEKVIEAISPKKDVDGVHPLNWGMLAYKKTGLMPCTPAAVMELLRYYKIPIKGKEVVIVGKGVIVGKPLSILLLNEDATLTVAHKETKNLKLHTKMADILISAVGYPGLIKADMVKRNAVVVDVGITRKRNKAVGDVDYKSVLKKVSYITPVPGGVGPVTVAMLLENVIKIAKDISIKPNI
- a CDS encoding transcription elongation factor GreA — its product is MLQNRNKKIYLTKEGLEKLEQELKDLTTNKRKEVALRIKEAKEFGDLSENSEYEEAKNEQAFIEGRIAEAQNILKNSVLISNKGTSGKISVGSKVTVEIAGELTEFIIVGSTEADPMQGKISNESPIGQALLNRKEGEEVEIEVPAGKLIYKVKKIH